Part of the Sorghum bicolor cultivar BTx623 chromosome 1, Sorghum_bicolor_NCBIv3, whole genome shotgun sequence genome, TGTACCTTCCGACGAAGGACCcgagacaaaaaaaaatatagattttttttataattagacaataattaacaaatacaaacaaaaatactacaataaccaatcaaaaagtttttgcatCTAACCAAAGGCCAAAGTCACGATCAATCTTCATGAACAAGAATGAGGCCTCATTTAGTTGCAAATTCTTTTGCAAAATGAAcactattatatttttatttgtatttgataaatattgtccaatcatgaactaactatgctcaaaaaaatatctcgcaaattatagataaaccacaagattcgatgtaatagaaaatcttaaaataTTTTTCGCAATTTTTAGAAAGTAAACCATGCCTGAATTTCGTTGCAAAAAAAAATCCGAATCTATAACTTGACCGGTTCAACAAGGAACTGCCTCTGGCCATCATGCACGGTGGATGAAGATGCCATATCCATATCTTTCCGTGATTTTCTTCAACAAACCACACTTTGTGCCGCGAGTAAACAGGCGTCGTTGGCTTGCGATCTTTACGGTCGCGTGACAGCGGTGTGCTAACTGCAACTGACCAATTGTCCCTCCACTATCGGCCGGTTttgctgaggccttgtttacttcccagaaaattttgcaaaattttccgcattccctgtcacatcgaatctttagacgcatatatggagtattaaatatagacgaaaataaaaactaattgcacagtttggtcgaaattgacgagacgaatcttttgagcctagttagtgcatgattgaaaaatatttgtcaaatacaaacgaaaatgctacagtgtctgttttgcaaaaatttttagaactaaacaaggcctgattttCATTTGCTCCGAGTTGCTACTTGCGAGGCAGCGTATACAAACACAAAGTTATAAATGACCACTTGTATATACGCATACGCATGAAACGCGGTTCTCAAATTATCTTCAACAACAATACTAAAATACAAGACTCATTCAATATTTTGATAGTGCTACACATAAAAGGTTCAATATCTTTTTATAAGGGGAACATATCTAGTGCAAACCACAACCTCCGTGAAAACCTGTGCAAACCATAGTAAAAAAATTGTCTAAATTCATtaaaaaaatcacacatgtagatgatttgatgatacacaacattgtaaaatatcttgtctAAACTCAACTttgtttgtgagatataaaaataacaaatttcaagccaGAAAGGTGTCCACAAGATTTGCTacaaatttattatttttatatctcacaaacgaATTCGAGTCTGGATAAGATATTTTACAAGGTTGTGTATCAGcatatcatctacatgtgtgatttttttggtGAATTTAGATAACTTTTTTGCTATGGTTTGCATAGGTTTTCACGGAGGTTGTAGTTTGCACTGGATATATTCCCATCATATAAGACCCAAAAGATAATCATTTCTGCAAATAGGTGTAGGTTTGCCGGAGCTCATATTTACATTGTGTCTCTCAGGCAACTCAAAATAGGTCTCATATATAGATACTTTGTTGTAAACTAATTTTAGTTCTTCTGCTACCTATTTTGGATATAGGAGTACGTATGTAGATCTCCTATTGGAGACAGTCTAAGGCATGTCATTAGaaaatacttatattatttagcCTATGTTGTAATGAAACTTCTATTGACACTGGCGTAAATGTCTGTTTGTGCTTCAAAGGTACTCCCTtcctcctaaattataagtcattctaatttTTTAGGAAATCAACACATCCCAAGTTtagccaaatttatataataaaataatagtattatcaaataagtattattagattttttattaattgtatttttatagtatacttatttgatgtcataaattttTGTAATTATCTATATAATTATGGTCAAACATGAGATGCTAACTCTCTAATAATATTAGaaggacttataatttagatacCTAGGTTCCTATTCAACAGGACACAGACATGTTCTTATGGTCTATTTGAATACCTGGGGTTAATTGTTAGCTAGCTAAAAATCAAAATTAAGTCTAGTCCATATAAATAGGATGATTATAGGTGAGTTGATTCTTTTAGCTAAATTTTCAACTGGTTATTAGCCAAGTAGCTAAACgacactaaggtcttgtttagttggtgaaaataatttttatgtcATAATGGATATACCGGCACATatttgaagtattaaatatggactaataaaaaataaattacatagctcgtctagaAACCACGAGAGGAATTTATTAAgactaattaatctatcattaataCATGTAAGTTACTGTAGCAATTACAGCTAATCATGAGCTAGTTAGTCTTAAAAGGTTTGTTTCGTAAtttacaaccaaactgtgtaattagttttttatctatatttaatatttcatgcatttgtctactccctctgtcccataAAGCTTCAACTAAGAGTTATTCTAAGttaaacttttaaaattttgaccgaatttttagaaaaaacactaagatttatagtactaaattaataccattatatttatcatagaatatatttttataagatactcattttatatcATACATATCGATGCTCTTTTAAGttagtcaaagttaaaaaatTTGACCGGCACAAATTCTAGAGTTGAAAACTTTCATGGACAGAGGAGTAAACATTTGATATGAtggttgaaaattttttgggtgggagactaaacaaggcctaactaatTTGAATTTTAGTCTCAACTAGCAAAAATGCTCGTGCGTTGCAATGGGAGAAAAAACtattaaatctatatctatatctctattacctaattatatatatacacacacaagtGTTATTCTACAccttaggtgtagaatactattctacaccgaagTGTTATAATTCAGTAATGTTCAGTattcgtgtttcagtattgttcagtatttcatgGTCCTGAGTGTTGGACAAGATGATACTGAACACTCTCCAGTACAGCTCAGTATTTTTTGTACTCAATTTTGACTTGCGGTATAGAATAATATTTTACACCTAGAGTGTAGaatagtgtgtgtgtgtatatatatatatatatatatatatatatttgtccaTTTATTTTTTTGTCTAACTACTGAACGATGGAGAGTTTCTTTTATCTGgacttatatatataacctATGCTCATATGAGTTAGAATAACTTGCGTCTAAACTAATATGAAgtaagaattctaatataaatacctcacatcctaagtattctaaatagaactcttaatagtcaaatagaaaaagataaaaattACGTTCTTTATTTTGCTCCACTTTCTTTATTTAGTTAGATGTGAGGCAAAAGAAAAATCAATATCCTAATATGTAGTACTTTTTTCTTCTTCTAATAATAAAAATGCAAAATTTCTGATCGTTCTGGATTTTAGGAGTCCAACTATTCGCTTGTTTCGGTCTAAAATTGGTTTAAACTTGTGTTAGGATTCCAAGTTAGATTTATCTCATAACTTTCCTTTTTTTCCTAAACCAATTGAAACAGGAGTCCTCGTGCCATAAATAGAAAATAagcaaataataataatagaaaaCCAGATCCGAATGAGAGAAGTATCGTTTAATTAATCTTATTAATCTTATCGATGGACATATAAATATATGGTGGACTGAAATTTTTATCTTTCCTTATCTATACTTATCTATAAAGAGCcaaaatttcagtttgccaatAGATTTCTTCTGCCGCCATGTCCGAGCCATGTCCGTTCTGTCCGCCCCGGTTCAAATCCAGCCTAAATTTTCGTTAGATAATTTTTCGTCTGGGTGGAGACTTGAGTCCATACGATATACAAGAAAATATCATCGggcaaaataaaaaacatagtaATCCGCTGGATCTCGAGCCTCAGAGAACTCGCCTGGTACTAGATTCTAGATCGAGTCCAAAACAAAATCAAATACAAATCACGTACCATATACCAGATTCTAGATCCAGATCGAGTCCAAAACAAAATCACGTACAAATCAAGTACTATATATTCAACGTCAACAGCTTCGTGCCTTCCCCTGCATCAGGCCCATCAAGCACGAAGATCTGACCAACGCATGTAGCGGTAGGCGCGGAGGAGATGCAGAGAGACTGGAGGAGCGAAGGGAGCGTACGGTGCTGTGGCGGTGCTCGGCGCCGACAGTGAGAACGAAGGCGAAGAGATTGAGGAAGGCGAGGAAGGCGTAGAGGGCGACGGAGGTAGGAcgcgaggtcctgaagccaccCATCAGTATCGAGCTCCGGCGGCAGCCGCTCCAAGGCGGAGGTGGAAAGCTCTCTCTTCACTTCGGGAGTGGTGGTGGTCTAGGAGAAAATGCTCATGTCCTACTTGGTCAGCCACCAATATATCATCATCAATCCGTGTTTTGAGGTGGCTGTCTCGCGTGCCGGTGTACGGCCAGGTACTTTTttctcctttatttatttttcttttgattAAGGTTGTATTTAATTCCCCGTGAaatacaaaaatacaaaatatattCTTTTTATGAATGTGTTTAGTTCTATCcaaaatgctaaaatttttagGGTCCAAAATATATAAAGCTACTTTTTTGGACTTTTTTGGCTTTTGAGGCCAAAATTCAAAATGACaactattttatcaaaaaatttagATGGTGTTTAGTTTCATTTTGCAGAATGGTGTGGGGAACTAAATAGGCTCCTATGGCGGCAGCGCGACTCATTGTGGCACTGGGCGGACGAGAGCATGGGTCTCCTCCATGCAAGTCGTGGCTCCAGGTGGATGCAAGAGGTGCGCACTGGGTCTTGTAGCTAACCTAAGGCGAGGAAGGTGAGGCCACCAAGGAAGAAAGACATTTTTGCTTGtttgttattatatatataattaggtAATAAAGATATAGATAGATTTGATAGTTTTTttcctcccgttgcaacgcacgggcatttttgctagtaatatatataattgtgaaaatttcagtccaCCATATCTTTATATGTTCACTGGTCTAAAGATTAACTAAATGATGCTTCTCCTCTTCAGATTTGGTTTCCTATTATTTTTAGCTTATTTTCTGTTTATGGCACGAGGACTCCTGGTCCAATTGGGTTAGGGAAAAAGAAAAGTTATTGGCCGAATCTAACTTGGAAGCCTAACACGAGTTTAAATCAATTTTAGACTGATACAAGCGAATAGTTGGGCTTGACCAAAATCCAAAACGTCAAGAAAATTTGCCttttattattagagaagaaaaagaagggaCTATAGGACTTTGATTTTTCTTTTGCCTCCGATTGACATCTAACTAAATAAAGAAAGCGGAGCAAAATAAAATACGTAAttcttattcttttctatttgacTATTAAGAGTTATATTTAGAATATTTTAGGatataaaaaatctatttatattaggACTTTCATTTCATATTGATTTAGACGCAAGTTATTCTAACTCATATGAGCATGAGTTATATATATAAGTCCAAATAAAAGAAACTCTTCATTGTTCGGTAGTTAGAGAAAGACAGACAAAAAAAATGGATGGACGAAAAAAAAGAGACTGAAATTTTGCTTATTTATTATTAGatctagatatagatataggagTATATAATTAGGTAATAGAGATATACATTTTGATAGCTTTTTTCTTTTGTTGCAACACACCGACATTTTGCTAgtaattactccctccgtccctgaaagaataGATTTCTGGCCTAAAAATTTGTCCCcaaataaatcaatttctagGATATATGGTCCCCACTGCTCGCCTCGTATTCATTGTGGCATCCAAAACGCACACGCCTCGTCTCTCTCTCCTTCATTTAGTGGTGGACAGTTGGCTGGATGAGTAAATGACGTGAATCTTAATGGTGAAACTCATATTAATTAAGGATAACTTGGTCATTTGGCAGCGATGCTAATAAGTCTGAAACTTGCTAGAAATCtattctttcagggacggagggagtatatatattaGAGAAAGATTAATAAGTTCTGGCTGATCCCGATTCGGACATATCCTTGCTTTGATCACAAGAAAGAAAATCCAGTTATATCTCCATACAAAGGGGGAAAAACTCGGCTGGAGTGTCCAGGTTCTGTCAATAAAACATCGAGGTCCTCTTCGCAAAAGGCGGCTACCAAAACGCTCCTTTGCCTTCCCTTCCCCACTTCCCCGGCCCCTGCCTCCCGCCGCCGACAGCCCGACACCACCACAAACCCTAGCAGGCTCCAccccccgccgccgccatgtCGGACCCTCGGATGTTCCCGTCCGGTTCCGACGACCGCACCGACCCCTCCGACACCGAACGCCGGCTGTACAATCCGTACCAGGACCTCAACATGCCCTACAGCTACCGGACGCTCTACGACCTgcccacctcgccggagttcctctTCCAGGAGGAGGCCCTGGCGCAGCGGCGCTCGTGGGGTGAGAACCTCACTTTCTACACGGGCGTCGGGTACCTCTCGGGCGCCGTCGGCGGCGCCGCCCTGGGCCTCCGCGACGCCGCCAGGGGCGCCGAGCCAGGGGAGACCGCCAAGATCCGCGCCAACCGCGTGCTCAACGCCTGCGGCAGCTCCGGCCGCCGTGTCGGGAACACGCTGGGCGTCATCGGCCTCATGTACGCCGGGATCGAGAGCGCCATGGTCGCGGCCCGCGACCGCGACGACTGGGTCAACAGCGTCGCCGCTGGGCTTGGCACGGGCGCGCTCTTCCGCGCCGCCAACGGGCCGCGGTCCGCCGCCGTCGCAGGCGCCCTCGGCGGGATCCTCGCCGCCGCAGCTATGGGGGGCAAGCAACTAGCCAAGAGATACGTCAATGTCATATGATCGTCAGGTCGTGTTTTTTTGGTAGCAATGGTTCGCATGAGCGAACAAATGAATGATAATCCGTGCTTTGTTAGTCACGTAAAACCAGCTGAATGGGAAATTTTGAGCTGCATTGCAATGCAACATCGTGCTTGTATTATTAATACGTGCATTGTGGCGTTGTTGAGCAATTAGATCTGGTCTACTAGTGTGATCTTGTCTGGAGATGTTTAGTTCTGCTTCGTGCTTTATTTATATCTTTATTTATGTTGAGCGATAGATGGAGATCCGTTTCTCTCTTTCTGTGTGTTCTGGTGATGTGAGATTAACAATCAATAGTGCCCAGGGATGAGAGATGGCGTCTGGTTTTCTCGTGATTTGTACGAATTGAGGCAGTCAGGCAGGTTTAATGTCTGCACCACTATCCTCATTTCATACCatgatgtttttttaaaaagggTAACCAAACCTTCATAATTACCTTCATAATTCATAAAAATACGACAGAAAAATTACAGATTGGGCAGTAGGACCAGCAATTTTTTATCGTCACGAAGTCTTCGTAAAAATAAAGTGCAGATTAGGGGGCCTAATGACGGCAGCTTGAAATATTTCTATAATGCAAAATACCATTATCAACCGACACCTCCATTGTGAATCGTCAGTGCATATTAGAAGTATAAAACAGCACAAAGAGCACAAGAACAAAACGACAGAAGACGTTTTACTTCTAGATTGTTGGTCGCTAACGAGTGTCTTTTCTCACTTTACTCAGCGTTTGCATCCAAAATGAGCGATACAGGCTTCCATATGATACTTCTGGCATTTGAATACAAATGTCAACCCTATCAGAAAACACAAGAAGAAAATATGGGGAAAACGTGGGGAGGCTATACCGAGCTCCACTGCCGCGTGTGGCACAATAGTCAGGACTTGCTACATCATGTTCTCTATATCATGACAAAACTGTAAACTGCACTagcaccaatccaacacactaAACTGCATTCTGTTACAGTCGTTACAGCC contains:
- the LOC8065152 gene encoding mitochondrial import inner membrane translocase subunit TIM23-1 — protein: MSDPRMFPSGSDDRTDPSDTERRLYNPYQDLNMPYSYRTLYDLPTSPEFLFQEEALAQRRSWGENLTFYTGVGYLSGAVGGAALGLRDAARGAEPGETAKIRANRVLNACGSSGRRVGNTLGVIGLMYAGIESAMVAARDRDDWVNSVAAGLGTGALFRAANGPRSAAVAGALGGILAAAAMGGKQLAKRYVNVI